One part of the Bacillus sp. FJAT-45350 genome encodes these proteins:
- a CDS encoding ImmA/IrrE family metallo-endopeptidase: MITYQSTTLENYVESIYNHIDIRHPENINLSTIAEILKIPTYFLPLNSQVVTFNGLRINIDSRLSPPEQWEDFGHELCHVLRQYGSQLNMQTDFLTYQEEKADNFALHFCVPTFMLEELELPLQRSLVIGFIAETFNVTPLFAKKRLERYEQQLLGSKYSAQLQAQFEAEQEFKRQIGCDYVHEDSHNTYLINRNNGIVGIINKRSDY, translated from the coding sequence ATGATTACATACCAATCTACTACTTTAGAAAACTATGTTGAATCTATTTATAACCATATTGATATAAGACACCCAGAAAACATAAATCTTTCAACAATTGCTGAAATTTTAAAAATACCGACCTACTTCTTACCTCTCAATAGTCAAGTTGTCACGTTCAATGGCTTACGTATAAATATTGACTCAAGGCTTTCTCCTCCTGAACAGTGGGAAGATTTCGGTCATGAGCTCTGCCATGTATTAAGGCAATATGGATCACAATTAAATATGCAAACTGACTTTCTAACCTATCAGGAAGAAAAAGCAGACAATTTCGCGCTACACTTTTGTGTGCCTACATTCATGCTAGAAGAGTTAGAACTTCCTTTGCAACGTTCTCTGGTCATTGGATTTATTGCAGAGACTTTTAACGTTACCCCTCTCTTTGCCAAAAAGCGCCTTGAACGGTACGAACAACAATTATTAGGATCAAAATACTCTGCTCAGTTACAAGCTCAATTTGAGGCAGAACAAGAGTTTAAAAGGCAAATTGGATGTGATTATGTGCATGAGGACTCTCACAACACCTACTTGATTAATAGAAATAACGGTATTGTCGGTATTATAAATAAACGGAGTGATTACTAA
- a CDS encoding site-specific integrase gives MASFKKHKDKKWEYRIRFKDPITKKYREKSQRGFATKPEAEIAAAEMKKKLLEGYEITEDVSLKHFLKEWLFEYKKPVIRKNTFQIHQRNIDNHILPHFKEIALKRIGPVMYQKFLNQLAEQGYSKRTIELINGTMNGALRKALSLGKIERNPCEGAIIPTNKSRKDEGLQYLISEDVGTFLKEAYQYDYIYWLFFKVLIETGMRKGEAAALQWTDIDLKEGTININKTLDFQATEYEQLFGDTKTYHSMRTITIGRSLINDLSFHIKFQNQNKLALNAIYHHDLNLVLCRNDGNFMPKSTLFNAFERILKRANLPRLPIHSLRHTHAVILLEAGADMKYVQERLGHGSIQITSDVYAHISKKIEKDTMHKYESYMDDILK, from the coding sequence GTGGCTAGTTTCAAGAAGCATAAAGATAAGAAATGGGAATATCGAATACGGTTCAAGGATCCAATTACAAAGAAGTACCGTGAAAAGTCTCAAAGAGGCTTCGCTACTAAACCAGAAGCAGAAATTGCAGCTGCTGAAATGAAAAAGAAGTTGTTGGAAGGGTATGAAATCACAGAGGATGTTTCACTTAAGCATTTTTTGAAAGAATGGCTGTTTGAGTATAAAAAACCTGTGATTAGAAAGAACACGTTTCAAATTCATCAGCGTAACATAGATAATCATATCCTCCCACATTTCAAAGAAATTGCACTAAAACGTATAGGACCTGTAATGTATCAAAAGTTCCTTAATCAACTAGCAGAGCAAGGCTACAGCAAGCGTACAATTGAGCTTATTAACGGTACTATGAATGGAGCTTTACGAAAAGCACTGTCATTAGGGAAAATAGAAAGAAACCCATGTGAGGGTGCAATTATCCCTACTAACAAGTCACGTAAGGATGAAGGATTACAGTATCTAATCTCAGAAGATGTAGGTACGTTCTTGAAGGAAGCGTATCAATATGATTATATCTATTGGCTATTCTTTAAAGTGTTAATTGAAACAGGGATGCGAAAAGGCGAAGCAGCTGCATTACAATGGACTGATATTGATTTAAAAGAAGGCACCATCAACATTAATAAGACATTGGACTTCCAAGCTACTGAATATGAACAATTGTTTGGTGATACAAAGACATATCATTCTATGCGTACCATTACGATAGGACGCTCATTAATAAATGACTTGTCGTTCCACATTAAGTTTCAAAATCAGAACAAACTTGCTTTAAATGCAATTTATCACCATGATTTAAACTTAGTCTTATGTAGAAATGATGGAAATTTTATGCCTAAGTCCACTCTATTCAATGCATTTGAGCGTATTTTAAAACGAGCTAACTTACCACGCCTCCCGATTCATTCATTACGCCATACACACGCAGTGATTCTTTTGGAAGCTGGGGCCGATATGAAATATGTCCAGGAACGTCTTGGTCATGGAAGCATACAAATAACATCTGATGTGTACGCCCACATAAGTAAGAAGATTGAAAAG
- a CDS encoding DUF4041 domain-containing protein, protein MVKQKWYLSTWFIALWFAFTYFVFPFFIGLILLVMQVLERRKQLKYWRENGLDDLSNIKEKTEQLEKEVGKLEKKKENADEKLTEVENSIAQKKEELIILEDELLYQSFGFYEPKYGFENSEEYKNQLDKIRNKQKEMVKQNSAADAKTWTVDGSKKKGEVLAKNNVNITMRAFNNECDTAIAKVKFNNIDSVEKQIKRAMEQLNKMNKHNGIEITDRYLSLKIEELYLAYEYQVKKEEEKEEQRRIKEQMKEEKRIQQEIEREKKKLEKDEQHFKNAIDKYKEQLESASEEMKVEIESKLAEIDEKMAEIQQEKEAVDYREQNAKAGYVYIISNIGSFGEDVYKIGMTRRLEPLERISELGNASVPFGFDVHAMVFSEDAPKLESSLHRAFEDYQVNKVNPRKEFFSVTLDEIAKVIKENHNKTVEFTKLAAAEEYRKSLQLNKEEKIRVGA, encoded by the coding sequence GTGGTAAAACAAAAATGGTATTTATCTACATGGTTTATTGCATTATGGTTTGCATTCACCTACTTCGTATTTCCGTTCTTTATTGGTCTTATTCTTCTTGTAATGCAAGTGTTAGAACGTAGAAAGCAGTTGAAATACTGGAGGGAAAATGGATTAGATGACCTATCAAATATTAAGGAGAAGACAGAACAACTCGAAAAAGAAGTTGGTAAATTAGAGAAAAAGAAAGAAAATGCAGATGAAAAATTGACAGAAGTTGAAAATAGTATTGCTCAGAAGAAAGAAGAGCTTATTATTTTAGAAGATGAATTACTATATCAATCATTTGGTTTTTATGAACCTAAATATGGGTTTGAGAATTCGGAGGAGTATAAAAATCAACTTGATAAAATACGAAATAAGCAAAAAGAAATGGTAAAACAAAATTCAGCTGCAGATGCAAAAACATGGACAGTAGATGGTAGCAAGAAAAAGGGAGAAGTACTTGCTAAAAATAACGTTAATATAACTATGAGGGCATTTAATAATGAATGTGATACGGCGATTGCTAAAGTGAAATTTAATAATATCGATAGTGTTGAAAAACAGATTAAACGTGCTATGGAGCAATTAAATAAGATGAACAAGCATAATGGAATCGAAATTACCGATAGGTATTTAAGTTTAAAAATCGAGGAACTTTACTTAGCATATGAATATCAAGTTAAAAAAGAAGAAGAGAAAGAAGAGCAACGAAGAATTAAAGAGCAAATGAAGGAAGAAAAAAGAATACAACAAGAAATTGAGCGTGAAAAGAAAAAGCTTGAGAAGGATGAACAACATTTTAAAAATGCTATCGATAAATATAAAGAACAATTAGAATCAGCAAGTGAAGAAATGAAGGTTGAAATTGAATCAAAGTTGGCTGAAATTGATGAGAAAATGGCAGAGATTCAACAGGAAAAAGAGGCAGTAGATTACCGTGAACAAAATGCAAAAGCTGGTTATGTTTATATTATTTCAAATATAGGTTCATTCGGTGAAGATGTATACAAAATTGGTATGACTAGAAGGTTAGAGCCTCTTGAGCGTATAAGTGAGTTGGGGAATGCTTCTGTTCCTTTTGGTTTTGATGTTCATGCTATGGTGTTCTCGGAAGATGCACCTAAATTAGAAAGCTCATTGCACAGAGCATTTGAAGATTACCAGGTTAATAAGGTTAATCCTAGAAAAGAGTTTTTCAGTGTCACATTAGATGAAATTGCTAAAGTAATTAAAGAGAATCATAACAAGACTGTGGAGTTCACGAAGTTAGCTGCTGCAGAAGAATACCGGAAGTCTCTTCAGTTGAATAAGGAAGAAAAGATTAGAGTTGGGGCATAA